From one Drosophila subpulchrella strain 33 F10 #4 breed RU33 chromosome 3L, RU_Dsub_v1.1 Primary Assembly, whole genome shotgun sequence genomic stretch:
- the LOC119554831 gene encoding sex peptide receptor — MASGNNETAPLYCGSGMDNFHTSYKNMHGYVSLVVCILGTIANTLNIIVLTRREMRSPTNAILTGLAVADLAVMLEYIPYTIHDYILTDSLPREEKLSYSWACFIKFHSIFAQVLHTISIWLTVTLAVWRYIAVGYPQKNRVWCGMRTTIITITTAYVVCVLVVSPSLYLITAITEYVDQLDMNGKVINSIPMTQYVIDYRIEIMSAKAAALNATPPSSAPVNETMWMNVSSLITSTTTSAPPTPSPVVRNVTVYRLYHSDLALHNASLQNATFLIYSVVIKLIPCIALTILSVRLIMALLEAKRRRKKLTSKPIAPAASNGTKSMINGKAADRPRKNSKTLEKEKQTDRTTRMLLAVLLLFLITEFPQGIMGLLNAVLGDVFYLQCYLRLSDLMDILALINSSINFILYCSMSKQFRTTFTLLFRPKFLDKWLPVAQDEMAAARAERSAVAPVLEKGRQQSQVVTAATTTNITQVTNL; from the exons CTACAAAAACATGCATGGCTATGTTTCGCTGGTGGTCTGTATTCTGGGCACCATTGCGAATACCCTGAATATTATTGTGCTAACGCGACGGGAGATGCGCTCCCCCACGAATGCCATTCTCACGGGTCTGGCCGTGGCCGATCTGGCAGTTATGCTGGAATATATACCATACACCATACACGACTACATCCTAACGGATAGTTTGCCGCGAGAGGAGAAACTCAGCTACAGTTGGGCCTGCTTCATCAAGTTCCATTCGATTTTTGCCCAGGTCCTGCATACCATATCGATATGGCTAACCGTAACCCTGGCCGTTTGGCGTTACATAGCTGTGGGCTATCCCCAGAAGAATCGCGTTTGGTGTGGCATGAGAACCACTATAATAACGATAACCACAGCTTATGTGGTCTGTGTTTTGGTGGTATCCCCTTCACTTTATTTGATCACGGCTATTACGGAATATGTCGATCAGTTGGACATGAATGGTAAGGTGATAAACTCGATACCCATGACCCAGTATGTAATTGATTACCGTATTGAGATAATGAGTGCTAAGGCGGCTGCTTTGAATGCCACGCCTCCTAGTAGTGCACCGGTGAACGAAACTATGTGGATGAATGTGAGTTCCTTGATTACGTCGACAACAACATCGGCACCACCCACTCCATCGCCAGTGGTGCGAAATGTGACGGTCTATCGGCTGTACCACAGTGATTTGGCGCTGCACAATGCCTCACTGCAAAATGCCACATTTCTTATATATAGTGTGGTGATCAAACTGATCCCGTGCATAGCACTTACCATACTTTCGGTTCGGCTGATCATGGCATTATTGGAGGCGAAGCGGCGGAGAAAGAAGCTGACCAGCAAACCCATTGCTCCGGCAGCCAGTAATGGTACCAAATCGATGATCAACGGAAAAGCCGCCGATAGACCGAGGAAAAATAGTAAAACCTTGGAGAAGGAAAAGCAGACGGATCGTACTACTCGGATGCTGCTGGCGGTGCTGCTGCTCTTTCTGATCACCGAATTTCCACAAGGGATCATGGGTCTGCTGAATGCCGTACTCGGAGATGTCTTCTATCTGCAGTGCTACCTAAGACTGA GTGACCTCATGGACATTCTGGCCCTGATCAACTCCAGCATCAACTTCATTCTGTACTGCTCGATGAGCAAACAATTCCGGACAACGTTCACGCTGCTATTTCGACCCAAATTCCTGGACAAATGGCTGCCGGTGGCGCAGGACGAGATGGCAGCAGCTCGAGCCGAGCGCTCGGCGGTGGCACCTGTCCTCGAAAAAGGACGACAGCAGAGCCAGGTGGTGACGGCCGCCACGACCACCAATATCACACAGGTGACGAATCTGTAG